In one Pseudomonas fitomaticsae genomic region, the following are encoded:
- a CDS encoding LysR family transcriptional regulator, giving the protein MNQLMAIRTFARVVESGSFTKAADSLNLPKTTVSKLIGQLENHLGVRLLQRTTRRLTVTADGASYYQLTQQLLHQLDDIDQGFSQAQGLPRGRIRVDIGGSTATMLVIPELPKFFERYPDIQVDLGVSDRPVDLISERVDCVIRGGPLTEQTLAVRRLGEVSWTTCATPDYLQRHGTPTHPLDLASHQLIAYRSASTGRILPSNFQRNGERHQIEGKGLISVNESNAHLAAGLAGLGIIHTFSYTVRTAIERGELVPILEDWRPSAYPFHVLYPPNRHLSNRVRVFIDWLVERFAQVD; this is encoded by the coding sequence ATGAATCAGTTAATGGCGATCCGCACCTTCGCCCGCGTTGTGGAAAGCGGTTCGTTCACCAAAGCCGCCGACTCGCTGAACCTGCCGAAAACCACGGTCAGCAAACTGATCGGCCAACTGGAAAACCACCTCGGCGTACGCTTGCTGCAACGCACCACCCGCCGCCTCACCGTCACGGCCGACGGCGCTTCCTATTACCAATTGACCCAACAACTGCTGCATCAACTGGACGACATCGATCAGGGTTTCAGCCAGGCGCAAGGCCTGCCGCGCGGCCGGATTCGCGTGGACATCGGCGGCTCGACCGCGACGATGCTGGTGATCCCCGAACTGCCGAAGTTCTTCGAACGCTATCCGGACATCCAGGTTGATCTGGGCGTCAGCGATCGCCCGGTGGACCTGATCAGTGAACGGGTGGACTGCGTGATTCGCGGCGGCCCGCTGACCGAACAAACCCTGGCCGTGCGCCGCCTCGGCGAAGTGTCCTGGACCACCTGCGCCACGCCCGATTATCTGCAACGCCACGGCACCCCGACCCACCCGCTCGACCTGGCCAGCCATCAACTGATCGCCTACCGCTCGGCCTCCACCGGGCGCATCCTGCCGTCGAACTTCCAGCGCAACGGCGAACGCCATCAGATCGAAGGCAAAGGCTTGATCAGCGTCAACGAGAGCAACGCGCACCTGGCGGCCGGCCTCGCCGGGCTGGGGATCATCCACACCTTCAGCTACACGGTCAGGACCGCCATCGAGCGCGGCGAACTGGTGCCGATCCTCGAGGATTGGCGTCCGTCGGCGTATCCGTTTCATGTGCTGTATCCGCCGAACCGGCATTTGAGCAACCGGGTGCGGGTGTTCATTGATTGGCTGGTGGAGCGGTTTGCGCAGGTCGATTGA
- a CDS encoding phosphonate ABC transporter ATP-binding protein, whose amino-acid sequence MTLRLKQAFLHHTNGVEALRGVDLQIEAGEQVAIIGPSGAGKSSLLNLLATAIRPSSGDIEVLGERAWHLSARQRQRLRARIGLVHQAPPLPPRQRVVTAVLAGKLGQWSLGKSLINLLHPLDVPGARDALARLDLADKLFSQCQQLSGGQLQRVGIARVLYQAPEVLLADEPVSAMDPVLAGHTLSILSRHARDHNVTLVASLHAVELALSHFPRIVGLREGQILFDCPSAQVSRDMLDTLYANEQLQSPAPAVAPLIVQIPRC is encoded by the coding sequence ATGACGCTGCGCCTCAAACAGGCTTTTCTGCACCACACCAATGGCGTGGAAGCCTTGCGCGGCGTGGATTTGCAGATCGAGGCCGGCGAGCAGGTGGCGATCATCGGCCCGTCCGGCGCTGGTAAATCCAGCCTGCTGAATCTACTGGCGACCGCCATTCGCCCCAGCAGCGGCGACATCGAAGTGCTGGGCGAGCGCGCCTGGCATTTGTCCGCCCGCCAACGGCAACGCCTGCGCGCCCGCATCGGCCTGGTGCATCAGGCGCCGCCCCTGCCGCCCCGGCAACGGGTGGTGACGGCGGTGCTGGCCGGCAAACTCGGGCAATGGAGCCTGGGCAAAAGCCTGATCAATCTGCTGCATCCGCTCGACGTGCCCGGCGCCCGCGACGCGCTGGCGCGACTGGATCTGGCCGACAAACTCTTCAGCCAATGCCAGCAACTCTCCGGCGGGCAATTGCAGCGCGTCGGTATCGCCCGCGTGCTGTATCAGGCGCCTGAGGTTTTGCTGGCCGACGAACCGGTCTCGGCGATGGACCCGGTGCTGGCCGGGCACACGCTGTCGATCCTGTCGCGCCATGCCCGGGACCACAACGTCACGCTGGTCGCGAGCCTGCACGCGGTGGAACTGGCGCTGTCGCACTTCCCGCGCATCGTCGGCCTGCGCGAGGGGCAGATCCTGTTCGACTGCCCGTCCGCGCAGGTCAGCCGCGACATGCTCGACACCCTCTACGCCAACGAACAATTGCAATCCCCGGCGCCCGCCGTCGCGCCGCTGATTGTGCAGATTCCGCGATGCTGA
- a CDS encoding type 1 glutamine amidotransferase domain-containing protein, whose amino-acid sequence MRSITRLAFALSLSVAALNAQAANVLVVLSDSDHLDLKDGKVFSTGFYLNELMQPVKLLLDAGHTVTFATPTGKAPTLDRSSDDKMYFNNDVAALQTHKALLEKLKITSPGESPVISLSRVEQVGYEHFDAVYVPGGHAPMQDLLHSQALGKLLNNFHQTGKTTALVCHGPIALLSTLTDPTVFTRQLETGKTTTTNNWTYAGYKFTVISNQEEEIAKGLLNGGAMKFYPQTALEKAGGVFSSNTAPWASHVVVDRELVTGQNPASALAVGKTLVDRLK is encoded by the coding sequence ATGCGCTCAATTACACGTCTTGCTTTCGCCTTGTCTCTCTCCGTTGCCGCGTTGAACGCCCAGGCGGCCAATGTGCTGGTGGTGCTGTCGGACTCCGATCATCTCGATCTGAAGGACGGCAAGGTCTTCAGCACCGGTTTCTACCTCAACGAACTGATGCAACCAGTCAAGCTGCTGCTCGATGCCGGCCACACCGTGACCTTCGCCACCCCGACCGGCAAGGCGCCGACGCTGGATCGTTCCTCCGACGACAAGATGTATTTCAACAATGACGTGGCAGCCCTGCAGACCCACAAGGCGCTGCTGGAAAAACTGAAGATCACCTCGCCCGGTGAATCGCCGGTCATCAGCCTGTCGCGGGTGGAGCAAGTCGGCTACGAGCATTTCGATGCCGTTTACGTTCCGGGTGGCCACGCACCGATGCAGGATCTGCTGCACAGCCAGGCGCTGGGCAAACTGCTGAACAACTTCCATCAAACAGGCAAAACCACAGCTCTGGTGTGCCACGGCCCGATTGCACTGCTGTCGACCCTGACGGATCCGACCGTATTCACGCGCCAACTGGAAACCGGCAAAACCACGACGACAAACAACTGGACCTACGCCGGCTATAAGTTCACGGTCATCAGCAACCAGGAAGAAGAGATCGCCAAAGGCCTGTTGAACGGCGGTGCGATGAAGTTCTATCCGCAGACGGCACTGGAAAAGGCTGGCGGCGTTTTCAGCAGTAACACGGCGCCGTGGGCCAGCCACGTAGTGGTTGATCGCGAACTGGTCACCGGGCAGAACCCGGCGTCGGCCCTGGCCGTGGGCAAGACCCTCGTTGACCGCTTGAAGTGA
- the phnE gene encoding phosphonate ABC transporter, permease protein PhnE: protein MKRLINPLLILAIVAAVIASFAYLGLDLEELGSATSLKQMGLYVARFLSPDLSADYLSAILRGSMETLAMSALGTLLAAVLGLLLALPAAGRFGWFFQSAARLVLNALRAIPELVWAALMVLAAGLGPNAGTLALALHTTGVLGRLFAEALENTPPEPADAIRLQGGNPVLAFCYGTLPNLAPQLLAYCLYRWENNIRMASVLGFVGAGGLGQMLYVSLSLFQEAQAGTVILAMLVLVWGVDWLSGWGRGRWVKA from the coding sequence ATGAAACGCCTGATCAATCCGTTGCTGATCCTTGCCATTGTTGCGGCCGTCATTGCCTCGTTTGCCTACCTGGGCCTCGACCTTGAAGAGCTCGGCAGCGCTACCAGCCTGAAACAGATGGGCCTGTATGTGGCGCGCTTCCTCAGCCCGGACCTCAGCGCTGACTACCTAAGCGCCATCTTGCGCGGATCGATGGAAACCCTCGCAATGTCCGCCCTCGGCACCCTCCTCGCCGCTGTGCTGGGCCTGTTATTGGCCCTCCCCGCCGCTGGCCGATTTGGCTGGTTTTTTCAGAGTGCCGCGCGCCTGGTGCTCAATGCGCTTCGCGCGATCCCTGAACTGGTGTGGGCTGCGTTGATGGTGCTGGCGGCTGGGCTTGGGCCGAATGCCGGGACATTGGCCCTGGCCCTGCACACCACGGGCGTGTTGGGGCGGTTGTTTGCTGAAGCGCTGGAGAACACGCCGCCGGAGCCGGCGGATGCGATTCGGTTGCAGGGGGGGAATCCGGTTTTGGCGTTTTGTTATGGGACGCTGCCGAACCTGGCGCCGCAGTTGCTGGCGTACTGTTTGTATCGGTGGGAGAACAATATCCGGATGGCGAGCGTGTTGGGGTTTGTCGGGGCTGGGGGTTTGGGGCAGATGTTGTATGTGAGCTTGAGTTTGTTTCAGGAGGCGCAGGCGGGGACGGTGATTTTGGCAATGTTGGTGCTTGTGTGGGGGGTGGATTGGTTGAGTGGTTGGGGTCGGGGGCGGTGGGTTAAGGCTTAA
- a CDS encoding putative selenate ABC transporter substrate-binding protein, which translates to MLKRTLALTAGLALSLSAVLAQAAEVLKVSAIPDEAPTELLRKFEPLGKYLQQQLGMDVQFVPVADYPAVVEALATDRLDLAWLGGFTFVQARLKTGNAIPLVQREQDAQFTSKFITADPNVKSLADLKSKTFAFGSVSSTSGSLMPRYFMLKDGIKPESYFSRVGYSGAHDATVAWVQAGKVDAGVLNASVWQKLVDAGKVDTNKVKVFATTPAYFDYNWTVRGTLDPALAAKIKKAFLDLDPANPEHKKILDLQAASRFIETSPDNYKGIEEAARAADLLK; encoded by the coding sequence ATGCTCAAGCGAACCCTGGCACTGACCGCTGGTCTGGCCCTGTCCCTGTCCGCCGTGCTGGCGCAAGCCGCTGAGGTGTTGAAGGTCAGCGCGATTCCCGATGAAGCCCCGACCGAGCTGCTGCGCAAGTTCGAGCCGCTGGGCAAGTACCTGCAACAGCAATTGGGCATGGACGTGCAGTTCGTCCCCGTGGCGGATTACCCGGCGGTGGTCGAAGCGTTGGCCACTGACCGTCTCGACCTGGCGTGGCTCGGCGGTTTCACTTTCGTTCAGGCGCGGCTGAAAACCGGCAACGCCATTCCCCTCGTGCAGCGCGAACAAGACGCCCAGTTCACCAGCAAATTCATCACCGCCGACCCGAACGTCAAAAGCCTCGCCGACCTCAAGAGCAAGACCTTCGCCTTCGGCTCCGTGTCGTCCACCTCCGGCAGCCTGATGCCGCGCTACTTCATGCTCAAAGACGGCATCAAACCGGAAAGCTATTTCAGTCGCGTCGGCTACTCTGGCGCCCACGACGCCACCGTCGCCTGGGTGCAGGCCGGCAAGGTCGACGCCGGTGTGCTGAACGCCAGCGTCTGGCAGAAACTGGTGGACGCCGGCAAGGTCGACACCAACAAGGTCAAGGTCTTCGCCACCACCCCGGCCTACTTCGATTACAACTGGACCGTGCGCGGCACCCTCGACCCGGCGCTGGCGGCGAAGATCAAAAAAGCCTTCCTCGACCTCGACCCGGCCAACCCCGAGCACAAGAAAATCCTCGACCTGCAAGCCGCCAGCCGTTTCATCGAAACCAGCCCGGACAATTACAAAGGCATCGAGGAAGCCGCCCGCGCCGCCGACTTGCTGAAATGA
- a CDS encoding PhnE/PtxC family ABC transporter permease gives MLSADTRDPAALPRLLLTGLAIALLWPGIQLSELDLGVLFHADSQSEMGRFVSMFWPPEHNREFLQLLLKATLQTLAIATAGMALALLLAVPASLLASRALSLTAASRSGRPSLLGRLLRWPVRGLLIFLRSVPEIVWALLFVRAVGLGPAAGVLAIAITYSGMLGKVYAEIYESTDQRPAHALLQAGSGRLASFAYGVLPNVAAELLSYTVYRWECAIRASVVMGFVGAGGLGQQIDLSIRMFAGGEVASMLLTFLLLVLGADQLSRLLRWRLA, from the coding sequence ATGCTGAGCGCCGACACCCGCGACCCCGCCGCGCTGCCACGGTTGCTGCTGACCGGACTGGCGATTGCCTTGCTCTGGCCCGGTATCCAGCTCAGCGAACTGGATCTGGGCGTGCTGTTTCACGCCGACAGCCAGAGTGAAATGGGCCGCTTCGTGTCGATGTTCTGGCCACCGGAGCATAATCGCGAGTTTCTGCAATTACTGCTCAAAGCCACCCTGCAAACCCTGGCCATCGCCACCGCCGGCATGGCCTTGGCCCTGTTGTTGGCAGTGCCGGCCAGCCTGCTCGCCAGCCGCGCCCTGTCACTGACCGCCGCCTCCCGCAGCGGCCGCCCGAGCCTGTTGGGCCGCCTGCTGCGCTGGCCGGTGCGCGGGCTGCTGATCTTCCTGCGCAGCGTGCCGGAAATCGTCTGGGCGCTGCTGTTCGTGCGCGCCGTCGGCCTCGGCCCGGCGGCGGGCGTGCTGGCCATCGCGATCACCTACAGCGGCATGCTCGGCAAGGTCTACGCCGAAATCTACGAATCCACCGACCAACGCCCGGCCCACGCCCTGCTCCAGGCCGGCAGCGGCCGCCTCGCCAGCTTCGCCTACGGCGTACTGCCCAACGTCGCGGCGGAACTGCTCTCCTACACCGTCTACCGCTGGGAATGCGCCATCCGCGCCTCGGTGGTCATGGGCTTCGTCGGCGCCGGCGGCCTCGGCCAACAGATCGACCTGTCGATCCGCATGTTCGCCGGCGGCGAAGTCGCCAGCATGCTCCTGACCTTCCTCCTCCTCGTCCTCGGCGCCGACCAACTCAGCCGCCTGCTGCGCTGGAGGCTGGCATGA
- a CDS encoding SDR family NAD(P)-dependent oxidoreductase translates to MSNRLEGKIALITGGTTGIGLASAQEFVAQGATVFITGRRQAELDKAVAAIGPRAIGIQGDVAKLDDLDRIYSEIAAKAGHLDILFANAGGGDMLPLGSITEEHFDRIFGANVKGTLFTVQKALPLLRDGASILLTSSTTSVQGTENFSVYSASKAAVRNFARSWLLDLKPRRIRVNAISPGPVRTPGLAGLVPAEHTQGLFDQLASIVPIGRLGEPSEIAKAALFLASDDSSFVNGIELFVDGGTAQI, encoded by the coding sequence ATGAGCAACAGACTTGAAGGCAAAATCGCACTGATCACTGGCGGCACCACCGGCATCGGCCTGGCTTCGGCACAGGAATTCGTCGCCCAGGGCGCCACCGTGTTTATCACTGGCCGTCGTCAGGCCGAACTGGACAAAGCGGTCGCCGCCATCGGCCCGCGTGCCATCGGCATTCAGGGCGATGTGGCGAAGCTGGACGATTTGGATCGTATCTACAGCGAGATCGCCGCGAAGGCCGGGCACCTCGACATCCTGTTCGCCAACGCCGGCGGCGGGGACATGCTGCCGCTGGGGTCGATCACCGAAGAGCACTTCGACCGGATTTTCGGTGCCAACGTGAAGGGCACGCTGTTCACCGTGCAGAAGGCCTTGCCGCTGCTGCGCGATGGCGCATCGATCCTGCTGACTTCATCGACCACTTCGGTGCAAGGCACGGAGAACTTCAGTGTCTACAGCGCGAGCAAAGCGGCGGTGCGCAACTTCGCGCGGTCGTGGCTGCTGGACCTGAAACCACGGCGCATCCGCGTTAACGCGATCAGCCCTGGCCCGGTGCGCACGCCAGGGCTGGCGGGGCTGGTGCCGGCGGAACACACGCAGGGGCTGTTCGATCAACTGGCGTCTATCGTGCCGATCGGTCGCTTGGGCGAGCCGAGCGAGATTGCCAAAGCTGCGCTGTTCCTCGCCTCGGATGACAGCAGCTTCGTGAATGGCATCGAGTTGTTCGTCGACGGCGGTACTGCGCAGATCTGA
- a CDS encoding LysR family transcriptional regulator, with amino-acid sequence MSRRFDYLADVEVFVTVVEKGSLSAGAVFLATTPSVVSRAISRLEARLGVQLLRRTTRRLSLTDAGVLYLEQSRAAFGLIDDAERTIQGQDGELSGRVRLSVPTTYGHYRLPAMLARFTRQHPQVRVELSISNRNVDLVAEGFDLAIRLGALPDSGLIGRKLEDANLCVVAGPDYLRRAGTPQSVDDLQRHACLPFVMPSTGRVGPWLFREQGEDREWLPSANIQVSDDVLGIVSLAEQGLGICQTYDFIVRERIESGRLVRLLEQSGGRSRPFSVIYPPHRQLSASARALIDCLTREVSQGAGEGLD; translated from the coding sequence ATGAGTCGCCGATTCGATTATCTGGCCGACGTCGAAGTGTTCGTCACGGTGGTGGAGAAGGGTTCGCTGAGCGCCGGTGCAGTGTTTCTCGCAACCACGCCGTCTGTGGTCAGCCGGGCGATTTCGCGGCTGGAGGCGCGTCTGGGCGTGCAGTTGCTGCGGCGCACCACGCGGCGCCTGAGTCTGACCGATGCCGGAGTGTTGTATCTGGAGCAGTCGCGGGCGGCATTCGGCCTGATCGACGACGCCGAGCGCACGATCCAGGGACAGGACGGCGAACTCAGCGGCCGCGTGCGTCTCAGCGTGCCGACCACTTACGGCCACTATCGTTTGCCGGCCATGCTCGCCCGATTCACCCGGCAACATCCGCAAGTGCGCGTTGAGTTGAGCATCAGCAATCGTAATGTCGATCTGGTAGCCGAAGGGTTCGACCTGGCTATTCGGCTGGGCGCGTTGCCGGACAGCGGGCTGATCGGACGTAAGCTGGAAGACGCGAATTTATGTGTGGTGGCCGGGCCGGATTATCTGCGACGGGCCGGAACACCGCAGAGCGTCGACGATTTGCAGCGGCATGCGTGCCTGCCGTTCGTGATGCCCAGCACCGGGCGCGTCGGGCCGTGGCTGTTCCGTGAGCAGGGCGAAGACCGCGAATGGCTGCCCAGCGCCAATATTCAGGTGTCCGACGATGTGCTGGGGATTGTGTCGCTGGCGGAGCAGGGGCTGGGCATCTGCCAGACCTATGACTTCATTGTCCGCGAACGGATCGAGAGCGGGCGACTGGTGCGCCTGCTTGAACAGTCGGGCGGGCGCTCCCGACCGTTCTCGGTGATCTACCCGCCGCACCGGCAGCTGTCGGCTTCGGCGCGGGCGCTGATTGATTGTTTGACCCGGGAGGTCAGTCAAGGCGCTGGGGAAGGCCTCGACTGA
- a CDS encoding zinc-binding dehydrogenase — MQTDYAAWAWTSGQGLDGLTLTRKPLGQPGPGQVLVANRAIALNPVDWKIIEWGHPAWSTGRVPGVDGMGVVVAAGAGVTLQPGSRVAYHQSLASDGSFAEYSLLDAATVLSVPAALDDAAAASLPCPGLTAWQAVEKVPANGAADVLVIGAGGAVGLLLVQLAVQRGWRVWATASGAHHEKLKALGAVGVFDYREPDWQTTLAASLGERRLHAVFDTVSGAHAAKMADLLGYNGHLVCIQDRQESAPLPAFTSAISLHEVALNSFHVHASLHDRQTLRRNGEQLLQAMLDGSLIGPALQMFNFDELPQALRALKDGAGGGKWVTRLPVV, encoded by the coding sequence ATGCAAACCGATTACGCTGCCTGGGCCTGGACGTCCGGCCAAGGGCTGGATGGCCTGACACTGACCCGCAAACCCCTCGGGCAACCCGGCCCCGGCCAAGTGCTGGTGGCCAACCGCGCCATCGCCTTGAACCCGGTGGACTGGAAGATCATCGAGTGGGGCCATCCCGCCTGGAGCACCGGCCGTGTGCCGGGTGTCGACGGCATGGGCGTGGTGGTCGCAGCCGGCGCCGGCGTGACACTGCAACCCGGCAGTCGCGTGGCGTATCACCAATCACTGGCGAGCGATGGCAGCTTCGCCGAGTACAGCCTGCTGGACGCCGCCACCGTGCTGTCGGTACCCGCCGCGCTTGATGATGCCGCGGCGGCGTCACTGCCCTGCCCCGGTTTGACCGCGTGGCAAGCCGTGGAAAAAGTCCCCGCGAATGGCGCAGCCGATGTGCTGGTGATCGGCGCCGGCGGCGCGGTCGGCCTGCTGCTGGTGCAACTGGCGGTACAACGCGGATGGCGGGTCTGGGCGACCGCGTCCGGCGCGCATCATGAAAAGCTCAAGGCCCTGGGCGCAGTCGGCGTATTCGATTACCGCGAACCGGACTGGCAAACCACACTCGCAGCCAGCCTCGGCGAACGTCGTTTGCACGCCGTATTCGACACGGTCAGCGGCGCTCACGCGGCGAAAATGGCCGACCTGCTGGGCTACAACGGCCACCTGGTGTGCATTCAGGACCGTCAGGAAAGCGCGCCGCTGCCGGCGTTCACCAGCGCGATTTCGCTGCATGAAGTGGCATTGAACAGCTTCCACGTCCACGCCAGCCTGCACGATCGCCAGACCTTGCGCCGCAACGGCGAGCAGTTGCTGCAAGCCATGCTGGACGGCAGCCTGATCGGCCCGGCGTTGCAGATGTTCAACTTCGATGAATTGCCCCAGGCCTTGCGCGCCCTGAAGGACGGCGCGGGTGGCGGGAAATGGGTGACGCGTCTGCCCGTCGTTTGA